Below is a genomic region from Salmo trutta chromosome 19, fSalTru1.1, whole genome shotgun sequence.
GATTAGGATTATTGTGaggattgattattattattgtgcTATACATATTATGGttcgtttttttattttgtattattattgtgATAAACTTTAGTACTAGTAGCCTAGCCAGGCAGTAGTAGAAGGACTACAGTAGCAATTGATGACAATCAGTACCACTCTAAAATATGGTGAGGGGGGTTTCTCTGTGGGGGAAACACCATCAAAGAAGTGTAAACTGAAATGAACTAACATTTAATGATCTTCTGACCTCACATTTTTGGGTTTGTAGTATATCACCACACTCAACATCATCTAAATCCGTATACCATGGCATATTCTTTTACAACATACGAATTGTCACATTTATCTATAGTCACATTAAATATTTTCTTGCGAACCAGATGATAACGGTGTTTAATCTCTCTCCTTAAATGCCTCCTGGGGTAAAGCTGTCCAGCGAAAGGAATGAATGAAAGCTGGGGAATGAATGGAGCTTGCGTTAATGGGGATGTAAGAGATGTGGAACCACAGGGGCGACGAAGAGCGCAGGCGCCCCAACCCCCTTCAATTAAAAAATCTCAAGGTTTTCTGTGCAAAACCGAAGATGGCGACAGACTAAACGAGACTATAAAGGAGGGAGAAGATGAGAGGCAAATTTCgcttttttttcatcagaaacgGAAGAAAAAATAAGTAATTGTGTCATGTTTGAGGATGACAGATATAGAATAAAGATTTCGTTTTTGTACATACTATGCGTTTCTTGTGTGATGCTGCACCGGTGCTGGAGGTGTCAGTAAGATTTCGCAATATGTTACAATTTTGGGTGTATAGGGAATATTATGCCGGACGTTATCTATTTGCAATGGATCATTGTAAAAATTAGACGCCAGGGTTTGGAGCTGGATTGATTTCTTGACACAACAACTTGGGGAAAATGCTTCCCATCACCATGTTGCAAACGAGGTAGGTGACATTGTTTGGGGGATAGCCTATATTGCAGAGGTGAAAAACCCATCTGAGATCGCTTTTGTCTCCCCCCTAAAATATGATCAGGGGTGCTTGGATGTTTCGAAGGGAAGATGACGCCGTGTTAAAAATCTGTTGTGCACCCAAACAAAACGACAAACCCTGTGCCGATTCCGAGAGGGTACAGAAATGGCGAATGTCTTTGGCATCCCTATTATTTttcactgtccttctctctgaTCACCTCTGGCTGTGTGCTGGAGTTAAACTGAGGTCCAAGGATAGGAGCAACCGCAAAATCTGGAGTAACGCGACTGACGGGGTCCACCCGGCTCTAAATGAGGAGAAATTTGGTATTTTTCTAAGCAATTTCACCAAATCCGCTGCTCCAAGTCCTCATTGCACTGATTCTCATAGCCACCACACTCACCTGGAGTCAGCCTGCACCACGTTGTATCAGCAAAAAACTGGCTTTGGGTCCTCTTTCTCAACTCCATCAACGTTCTCGTCACAGATGTTACTTGATTATTTTAGGAATTTCAGCCTTTCTTTTTGTGATTCTTACACCATCTCCGACTTACTGTTGGGGATGTCAAGCCCAGACAGTTTGAATTGCAGTCTTCAGAACATGGTTTTGGATTTGTTTAGAGGCGGTGGGGATGACGAGGATGTCTGCAGCATCTGTATCCAGGCGTACATGCGGCTGGACCAACACGCTCAGGAAAAATATGAAGAGTTTGACTTCTTCTTTCTCAAGTATTTATCGGAGGATTATTCCGTCCGATCCCACACAGAAGACTGTAAGGTAAGATCAACTTGTACGTCCTGTCATAAGTGCATTTTACCTTGTAATGGCTGTTTTATTCAGCAGGAAGCTATGGGCTGAACGGTAAAAGCTCCTTCGTCTTCAGGCAACAGAAGACAGATTTACACACAATAAATGATTT
It encodes:
- the LOC115154546 gene encoding transmembrane protein FAM155B, which encodes MIRGAWMFRREDDAVLKICCAPKQNDKPCADSERVQKWRMSLASLLFFTVLLSDHLWLCAGVKLRSKDRSNRKIWSNATDGVHPALNEEKFGIFLSNFTKSAAPSPHCTDSHSHHTHLESACTTLYQQKTGFGSSFSTPSTFSSQMLLDYFRNFSLSFCDSYTISDLLLGMSSPDSLNCSLQNMVLDLFRGGGDDEDVCSICIQAYMRLDQHAQEKYEEFDFFFLKYLSEDYSVRSHTEDCKSVYKAWLCSEYFNATQSQCQHRIPCKQYCLEVQTMCPFVLPDNDDLVYGGLSSFICTGLLENHLTNADPECCDVRWSGCDPSVGAACALTQLPGSSSWQRRSSPPVSAASRLCSSRLRLCVLVLILLHTVVSFSTVQSSGAVGLETMVPLPLEESSAREE